A stretch of [Clostridium] innocuum DNA encodes these proteins:
- a CDS encoding membrane biogenesis protein, translating to MNRKFLNLFKNEKPILAMLHLKGTSDEDIVRRFKEEIAIYAENGVDCIIVENYFGNYRHMEMALDYISKLNLVIPYGVNCLNVDPMGFELAEKYGASFVQLDSVVGHVKPRDEATLDAFFKLYRERYQGMVLGGVRFKYQPVLSRNSIEEDLQIAMQRCDAICVTQDATGQETSLDKIIQFRNGIGDFPLIVGAGVTPENMAKQFAYADGAIVGSYFKDNYRDEGEVSQEHVREIVKAAQKVRGK from the coding sequence ATGAATAGAAAATTTCTAAATTTATTTAAAAATGAAAAACCGATATTGGCAATGCTTCATCTGAAAGGGACAAGTGATGAAGATATTGTTAGACGCTTTAAAGAAGAAATTGCAATCTATGCTGAAAATGGTGTGGACTGCATTATAGTTGAAAATTATTTTGGGAATTATCGGCATATGGAAATGGCGCTTGATTATATCTCAAAGCTAAACCTTGTTATTCCGTATGGCGTGAATTGTCTGAATGTAGATCCCATGGGGTTTGAATTAGCTGAAAAATATGGTGCAAGCTTTGTACAGTTGGATTCAGTGGTCGGACATGTTAAACCGCGTGATGAAGCAACCTTGGATGCATTCTTCAAACTGTACCGTGAACGCTATCAGGGGATGGTGTTAGGCGGTGTACGGTTTAAATATCAGCCAGTTTTATCACGAAATAGCATTGAAGAGGATTTGCAGATTGCAATGCAGCGATGTGATGCTATCTGTGTTACACAGGATGCCACAGGACAGGAAACCTCACTCGATAAGATTATACAATTCCGCAACGGTATTGGAGACTTCCCGTTGATTGTGGGCGCAGGTGTAACTCCCGAAAATATGGCAAAGCAGTTTGCATATGCAGACGGCGCTATTGTCGGTAGTTATTTCAAAGATAACTATAGGGATGAAGGAGAAGTTTCTCAAGAGCATGTAAGAGAGATTGTGAAGGCTGCTCAGAAAGTAAGAGGTAAGTAA
- a CDS encoding PTS sugar transporter subunit IIA: protein MKRKIVLASHGGLASGLYDTAKMIVGKLPFDVEIYSLQPGGLAEDYGRKLKKEIAAHMNTEYVILTDLYGASVFTAMYLCTKLDNVRLFSGMNLNMLLSVCLEHPAPLNETDIEQILHDAKSGIQFTQQSKECEREEF from the coding sequence ATGAAAAGAAAAATTGTGTTAGCGTCACATGGAGGATTAGCGAGCGGATTATATGATACAGCAAAAATGATTGTTGGAAAGCTTCCATTTGATGTTGAGATTTATTCTCTACAGCCCGGCGGTCTTGCAGAGGACTACGGTAGGAAATTGAAAAAGGAAATTGCCGCACATATGAATACAGAATATGTAATCTTGACTGATTTATATGGTGCCAGTGTCTTTACAGCAATGTATTTATGCACAAAGCTTGATAATGTTCGATTATTTTCAGGGATGAATCTAAACATGCTGCTTTCCGTATGTTTGGAGCATCCTGCACCTTTAAACGAAACAGATATCGAGCAAATCCTGCATGATGCAAAAAGTGGTATACAGTTTACTCAGCAGTCAAAAGAATGCGAAAGGGAAGAATTTTAA
- a CDS encoding GntR family transcriptional regulator has protein sequence MQEIKQLNAITLQEQLYNELATQIKSGKYKPGDRIPPELKLSEIYRVSRVTVRNAIQQLVNEDLLIKKHGKGTYVKTQVYTEEFFSGGSFTDTCLRMKAKPSTQIIESTVCHDETEINTIFGTTAPLIRIKRVRLVDDVPCIVEVDFFPDSFQFLLKKKLEKTSLLHLVTKETGMHPAKFEDYFKIIFATKEFAKQLNCIVGTPLLEVTQTVLTPDNSIIYVNKQYILTTKYIYAVRSLK, from the coding sequence ATGCAGGAAATCAAACAATTAAATGCAATCACACTGCAGGAACAGCTATATAATGAATTAGCTACGCAAATAAAGAGTGGAAAGTACAAACCGGGAGATCGCATCCCCCCTGAATTGAAGCTGAGCGAGATATATCGCGTAAGTCGTGTAACTGTACGAAATGCTATACAACAGCTTGTCAACGAGGACCTACTTATCAAAAAGCATGGAAAAGGAACCTATGTGAAAACACAGGTTTACACAGAGGAATTCTTCTCAGGTGGAAGTTTTACAGATACATGCTTGCGAATGAAAGCCAAGCCTTCAACACAGATTATAGAAAGTACCGTATGCCATGATGAAACTGAAATAAATACGATTTTTGGTACAACTGCACCGTTGATTCGAATAAAACGCGTACGTCTTGTGGACGATGTACCATGTATTGTCGAAGTCGATTTTTTTCCCGACTCATTTCAATTCCTATTAAAGAAAAAGCTGGAAAAAACATCTCTTCTACATCTCGTCACAAAAGAAACTGGCATGCATCCGGCGAAGTTTGAGGATTATTTTAAAATTATATTTGCAACCAAGGAATTTGCAAAGCAATTAAATTGTATTGTGGGAACTCCTCTTTTGGAAGTAACCCAGACAGTCTTAACACCTGATAATTCTATTATCTATGTGAATAAGCAATATATATTAACTACGAAATACATTTATGCGGTTCGTTCATTAAAATAA
- a CDS encoding metallophosphoesterase, with protein sequence MKKKTYTVAGAAFTAAALALSYHENRCLDVCHLRVRSAKLPASFAGFRIVQLSDLHTTRFGYHQKHLLRKIRMSAPDIIVITGDLIDRRRTAKNTMQPVVQLIKQAVTVAPVYYVPGNHEAVSPIYPHLKQVLLDYGVQVLENSKLELSRKEESISILGLKDKKFYPYASDRYFMNLHNLMQTVDTSFSILLSHRPEHFADYAKEGVSLAFCGHAHGGQIVVPKLGALYAPDQGIFPSYTDGIYEHKGCTMVVSRGLGNSRAPQRINNRPQVMVVTLFPEEIRN encoded by the coding sequence ATGAAGAAAAAAACATATACGGTGGCCGGGGCTGCATTCACTGCCGCAGCACTCGCACTCTCGTATCATGAGAACCGCTGTCTGGATGTATGTCATCTGCGGGTGCGCAGTGCGAAGCTTCCTGCCTCTTTTGCGGGATTTCGAATTGTACAGCTGTCCGATCTGCATACTACACGCTTTGGGTATCATCAAAAGCATCTGCTTCGCAAAATCCGTATGAGTGCACCGGACATCATTGTTATCACAGGAGATTTGATCGATCGGCGCAGAACTGCAAAGAATACAATGCAGCCGGTTGTACAGCTGATAAAACAGGCGGTTACAGTGGCACCGGTGTATTATGTGCCGGGAAATCATGAAGCGGTTTCCCCCATATATCCGCATTTGAAGCAGGTGCTGCTGGATTACGGGGTGCAGGTATTGGAGAACAGCAAGCTGGAGCTGTCGCGCAAGGAGGAAAGCATATCCATTCTGGGGCTGAAGGATAAAAAATTCTATCCCTATGCATCGGATCGGTATTTCATGAATCTGCATAACCTCATGCAGACCGTAGATACATCCTTTTCTATCCTGCTCTCTCATCGTCCGGAGCATTTTGCGGATTATGCAAAGGAGGGCGTATCCCTGGCATTCTGCGGACATGCACATGGCGGTCAGATTGTAGTACCGAAGCTGGGGGCGCTGTATGCGCCGGATCAGGGAATCTTTCCTTCCTATACGGATGGAATCTATGAACATAAGGGGTGTACCATGGTCGTATCGAGAGGGCTCGGAAACAGTCGGGCACCGCAGCGGATCAATAACCGGCCGCAGGTAATGGTGGTAACGCTTTTCCCGGAGGAAATAAGAAATTGA
- a CDS encoding ribokinase gives MKQHIAFIGSSVADVIIRIPHLPVRQEDINIESQTLSLGGCAFNAAWMCRLLGGDPLFFSPVGTGIYGDFVRRQLQEHRIDILLESKEENGCCFCLVESDGERTFLSHHGAEYRFQKEWFSLLDSYGVDTVYVCGLELEEKTGIYILDYLQKHPQLIIYFAPGPRLSALSQGCIKTLFNLHCILHLNEEEACSFTGCPTAQQAAESLYERTHNIVIITLGSRGCLLLQEGKCTHIPTEAVQIQDTIGAGDAHIGSIIALREQGYSWQDTLRIANRICGYIVSIPGALIHEDELTALSLF, from the coding sequence ATGAAACAGCATATTGCATTCATCGGCTCCAGTGTGGCCGATGTCATCATTAGAATTCCTCATCTTCCTGTACGACAGGAGGATATCAATATCGAATCACAGACGCTTTCCCTTGGCGGCTGTGCCTTTAATGCCGCATGGATGTGCCGTTTGCTTGGTGGTGACCCGCTATTCTTTTCTCCGGTAGGTACCGGAATCTACGGTGACTTTGTCCGCCGCCAGCTACAGGAACACAGGATTGACATTCTGCTGGAAAGCAAGGAAGAAAACGGTTGCTGTTTCTGTCTGGTGGAGTCAGATGGTGAGCGCACCTTTCTCAGCCACCATGGTGCGGAATACCGATTTCAGAAGGAATGGTTCTCCCTGCTGGATTCCTATGGTGTTGATACCGTCTATGTGTGCGGTCTGGAGCTGGAAGAGAAAACTGGCATATACATTCTCGATTATCTGCAAAAGCATCCGCAGCTTATCATCTATTTTGCCCCCGGTCCACGACTGTCCGCACTTTCGCAAGGCTGTATCAAGACGCTGTTCAACCTGCACTGCATACTGCATCTAAATGAAGAGGAAGCCTGCAGCTTTACCGGCTGTCCGACTGCTCAACAGGCCGCAGAAAGTCTCTATGAACGTACACACAATATCGTTATCATCACCCTTGGCTCACGAGGATGTCTGCTGCTGCAGGAAGGAAAATGTACACACATTCCTACAGAAGCGGTTCAAATTCAGGATACAATCGGTGCCGGAGATGCCCATATCGGCAGCATCATCGCGTTGCGCGAGCAGGGCTATAGCTGGCAGGATACGCTTCGCATTGCCAATCGCATTTGCGGATATATCGTTTCCATACCGGGCGCCCTTATACATGAAGATGAGCTGACAGCCCTGTCCCTATTCTGA
- a CDS encoding carbonic anhydrase yields MIEDLLSYNEEFVKNKGYEPYQTSKYPDRRLAIVTCMDTRLIELLPAALGIKNGDAKIIKNAGGVITHPFGSVVRSLLIAIYELGVEEILVIGHTDCGVQHMDAENLLENMRKRGISNNAIESLRYCGIDFDRWLEGFDDGCVSVAKSVELLKKHPLIPKDVRIYGFMMDSTSGKLSSVSE; encoded by the coding sequence GTGATTGAAGATCTTCTGAGCTACAATGAGGAATTTGTAAAGAACAAGGGCTATGAGCCTTATCAAACAAGCAAATATCCGGATCGGCGTCTGGCTATCGTTACCTGTATGGATACGCGGCTGATTGAGCTGCTGCCGGCAGCACTTGGTATAAAAAACGGCGATGCAAAAATTATAAAGAACGCAGGAGGAGTTATTACACATCCTTTTGGCAGTGTTGTACGAAGTCTTTTGATTGCCATTTATGAACTGGGTGTGGAGGAAATTCTGGTAATCGGTCACACGGATTGCGGTGTACAGCATATGGATGCCGAAAATTTGCTGGAGAATATGCGTAAGCGCGGTATTTCGAACAACGCCATTGAATCTCTGCGATACTGCGGAATTGATTTTGACCGCTGGCTGGAGGGCTTTGATGATGGCTGTGTGAGTGTGGCAAAGAGTGTGGAGCTGTTAAAAAAACATCCTCTCATACCAAAGGATGTGCGTATTTACGGATTTATGATGGATTCCACCAGTGGCAAGCTGAGCAGTGTTTCAGAATAG
- a CDS encoding cell surface protein, with amino-acid sequence MIKACVLCGVCISVFLTPVQAKEEVVQGVVQVQDDTGKPLEGAAFQLISYGEPLQELTSDKTGRIVLHDLDYGEYQLIQTQTDYGYQKTKQRISFVYDGTQEKKQSWKVVNERMLGTVKLRIRQENDEKISHVSMELLDEQGKKLRNITSDRDSIELQKLPIGTYRLHLDEKEKDYHLKEDVTFAITPYNYNRSYVLTLHLEPVKQTQEDYTFAFCFIMAVLGLFAWLIYFFRKQSLTQFLDDFMV; translated from the coding sequence ATGATCAAAGCATGTGTCCTGTGTGGAGTTTGTATATCTGTATTTCTAACCCCTGTGCAGGCTAAGGAAGAAGTGGTACAGGGGGTGGTTCAGGTACAGGATGATACCGGAAAACCCCTTGAGGGAGCCGCATTTCAGCTTATCAGCTATGGGGAGCCTCTGCAGGAGCTGACCAGTGATAAAACGGGCAGAATCGTTTTACATGATCTTGATTACGGAGAATATCAGCTCATCCAGACGCAGACAGATTATGGCTATCAGAAAACAAAACAGCGCATCAGCTTTGTATATGATGGAACACAGGAGAAGAAGCAAAGCTGGAAGGTTGTAAATGAACGTATGCTGGGGACGGTAAAGCTTCGTATCCGGCAGGAGAATGATGAAAAAATATCCCATGTTTCCATGGAGCTGCTGGATGAGCAGGGGAAGAAGCTTCGGAATATCACCAGTGACAGGGACAGTATTGAACTGCAGAAGCTGCCAATAGGCACATATCGTCTGCATCTGGATGAAAAGGAAAAGGATTACCACTTGAAGGAGGATGTGACCTTTGCGATAACACCATACAACTATAATCGCAGCTATGTGCTGACGCTTCATCTGGAACCGGTTAAACAAACGCAGGAGGATTACACCTTTGCCTTCTGTTTTATCATGGCGGTGCTGGGTCTGTTCGCCTGGCTGATTTACTTTTTCAGAAAACAAAGTCTCACACAATTCCTTGATGATTTCATGGTATAA
- a CDS encoding transporter substrate-binding domain-containing protein codes for MKKLLTGLMAVVMMAGLAGCGSKDDGAGEGSDTAKKELTVYTNSGYKPYEMVDEKGNLYGFDIDVMNEAAKLAGYTVKWEDVDFDGIVPSVKQGKADIGIAGITYTEERAKQVDFSDVYYAGEDAQNYVLTMKSSGMKKTEDIKGKKIGTQMGTIQESILNSLQDEYKLKLDKRKAYSDMVLEMKKGVIDAMVVEKAVAEELAADNEDLSYYKFEAGAELAGNAMIFQKDNKLKDEFNKAIKTMKENGKMDELVKKYFK; via the coding sequence ATGAAAAAGTTACTGACTGGATTGATGGCTGTTGTTATGATGGCTGGACTTGCGGGCTGCGGCAGCAAGGATGATGGAGCAGGAGAGGGAAGCGATACGGCGAAGAAGGAGCTGACCGTTTATACAAATTCCGGCTACAAGCCATATGAGATGGTGGATGAAAAGGGAAATCTGTACGGGTTTGATATCGACGTTATGAATGAGGCTGCCAAACTGGCAGGCTATACCGTGAAATGGGAGGATGTTGATTTTGACGGTATCGTGCCTTCAGTAAAACAGGGAAAAGCAGATATCGGTATTGCAGGCATCACGTATACCGAGGAGCGTGCAAAGCAGGTGGATTTCTCTGATGTATACTATGCAGGAGAGGATGCACAGAACTATGTGCTGACAATGAAGAGCAGCGGTATGAAAAAAACAGAGGATATCAAAGGAAAGAAAATCGGTACGCAGATGGGTACCATTCAGGAATCCATTCTGAACTCTCTGCAGGATGAATATAAGCTGAAGCTGGACAAGAGAAAGGCTTATTCCGATATGGTACTGGAAATGAAAAAGGGAGTCATTGATGCCATGGTCGTTGAAAAAGCAGTAGCAGAGGAGCTTGCGGCAGATAACGAAGATTTGAGCTACTACAAGTTTGAAGCCGGTGCTGAGCTTGCGGGTAATGCAATGATTTTCCAGAAGGACAACAAATTGAAGGATGAATTCAACAAAGCCATCAAAACGATGAAGGAAAACGGAAAGATGGATGAGTTGGTAAAGAAGTATTTTAAATAG
- a CDS encoding amino acid ABC transporter ATP-binding protein translates to MIRVEHLYKNYGDSVKVLFDVNFTFEDGKTYAIIGSSGGGKSTFIRCLNMLEVPTSGDIFYNETKINDPKTDLARVREKIGMVFQNFNLFDHMKAIDNVTYALRKVKKMNAEEARAKGLSLLEKVGLRHRADAYPHQLSGGEKQRCAIARALAMEPDVLLFDEPTSALDPEMTGEVLKVLQDLNHTGITMIVVTHEMNFAKKVADYVIYMDKGNIEECSKAAEFFEEPKTARAKEFLSKMI, encoded by the coding sequence ATGATTAGAGTAGAGCATTTATATAAGAATTACGGTGATAGTGTAAAGGTTCTCTTCGATGTCAATTTTACCTTCGAGGATGGAAAAACCTATGCTATTATCGGCAGCAGTGGCGGAGGAAAGTCAACCTTCATTCGCTGTCTGAATATGCTGGAGGTACCGACCAGCGGGGATATATTTTACAATGAAACAAAAATCAATGATCCGAAAACAGATTTGGCACGTGTCCGTGAAAAAATCGGAATGGTTTTCCAGAATTTCAATTTGTTTGATCACATGAAAGCCATTGACAATGTTACGTATGCACTTCGCAAGGTGAAAAAGATGAACGCGGAGGAAGCCAGAGCGAAGGGACTCTCCCTTTTGGAAAAGGTCGGCTTACGGCATCGTGCAGACGCTTATCCGCATCAGCTGTCCGGTGGTGAAAAGCAGCGATGTGCGATAGCGAGAGCATTGGCGATGGAGCCGGATGTCCTGCTGTTTGATGAGCCGACGAGCGCCCTGGACCCGGAAATGACCGGTGAGGTACTGAAGGTTCTTCAGGATTTGAACCATACCGGTATTACGATGATTGTTGTGACTCATGAGATGAACTTTGCCAAAAAGGTTGCGGATTATGTCATCTACATGGATAAGGGAAATATTGAGGAATGCAGTAAGGCAGCAGAGTTCTTTGAAGAGCCGAAAACGGCAAGGGCAAAGGAATTTCTGTCAAAAATGATATAG
- a CDS encoding amino acid ABC transporter permease, producing MNFDITVIERFWQLLLSGVPVILGLSLASAFFGTLIGLATVFLRRMNKVFNLIVAAYIDLFRGTPVYVQMFFIYFGIPSLVPGLNINNWVAGILVFSLNSGAYMSEIMRAGIDGIDKGQIEAAKALGVSGKDIGKDIIIPQAFRNVLPAVINEFITLTKETSIVSVIGLHDMMYWFYAVKNQTYADFEPLLIVFLVYYIMNKVLSLIGKAIERKLKYD from the coding sequence ATGAATTTTGATATTACAGTAATAGAAAGGTTCTGGCAGCTGCTGTTAAGTGGCGTGCCGGTTATTCTTGGATTGTCCCTGGCTTCCGCATTCTTTGGAACGCTAATTGGTCTGGCGACGGTATTTCTAAGAAGGATGAACAAGGTATTCAATCTGATTGTTGCGGCGTATATTGATCTGTTTCGTGGAACACCGGTATATGTACAGATGTTTTTTATCTATTTCGGTATTCCCAGCCTGGTTCCGGGGCTTAATATCAACAACTGGGTTGCGGGAATTCTGGTATTCTCCCTGAATTCCGGTGCCTATATGTCAGAAATTATGCGTGCCGGTATTGATGGTATTGATAAGGGGCAGATTGAGGCAGCGAAGGCATTGGGAGTATCCGGTAAAGATATTGGAAAAGATATTATTATCCCTCAGGCATTTCGTAATGTACTGCCAGCGGTTATCAATGAATTTATCACACTGACCAAGGAAACCTCCATCGTATCTGTGATTGGTCTGCATGATATGATGTACTGGTTCTATGCGGTTAAGAATCAGACCTATGCGGATTTTGAACCGCTGCTGATTGTGTTCCTTGTGTATTATATTATGAATAAGGTATTGTCCCTCATTGGAAAGGCGATTGAAAGGAAGCTGAAATATGATTAG
- a CDS encoding peptidoglycan-binding protein: MMISTAALKPGSIGIGVNKQQAYLNMMQEKGFINTRNLQDGVYGTRTEQAVREWQRYANLPIDGEIGNDTWDSIVNKLRDLQIVTNIPVASSSYYLSSGAQGISVFKMQEYLNEIAAVNKCLRPIPVDGMYGPRTTTMVQQFQYLYDLNIDGVIGKATWDAIVNERNKL, encoded by the coding sequence ATGATGATTTCAACAGCCGCATTAAAACCGGGAAGCATCGGAATTGGTGTAAACAAACAGCAGGCATATTTGAATATGATGCAGGAAAAGGGGTTCATCAATACCCGTAATCTGCAGGATGGTGTATATGGCACCAGAACGGAGCAGGCCGTACGGGAATGGCAGCGTTATGCAAACCTTCCGATTGATGGTGAAATCGGCAACGATACCTGGGATTCCATTGTAAACAAGCTTCGTGATCTACAGATTGTCACCAATATTCCTGTCGCAAGCAGCTCTTACTACCTCAGCTCTGGTGCGCAGGGAATTTCCGTCTTTAAAATGCAGGAATATCTGAATGAGATTGCTGCTGTCAACAAATGCTTGCGTCCGATACCGGTAGACGGCATGTATGGTCCAAGAACTACCACCATGGTACAGCAGTTCCAGTATTTATATGACTTAAACATCGACGGTGTCATTGGAAAGGCAACCTGGGATGCCATCGTTAACGAGCGTAATAAGCTGTAG
- a CDS encoding PRD domain-containing protein gives MYTVVKTLNNNSVLVQDASGVSMIFLGKGIGFGKKNGDSITLGAGVELYRFTETNDHGDAMEIIQEVNPVFIEVAGRILQLAQARFHEVDKNILLPLADHIAFSIERMKANMDISNPFASEIALLYREEYEVALQGKAIIEEMCGYTINEGEIGYITLHVHSARGEDKVSEAMQTAVIIRDSIEEVERDYGISIDTNSMSYTRLMNHMKFLMLRLQSDEELQMDVGDYVSKQFPYAYKTAQKICEELRKVYHKDIPETEIGYLALHIERVRTSEMKKLKERIAG, from the coding sequence ATGTATACCGTTGTAAAAACATTAAACAACAACAGTGTACTGGTACAGGATGCATCCGGTGTATCCATGATATTCCTGGGGAAGGGGATTGGCTTCGGAAAGAAAAACGGGGATTCCATCACCCTGGGTGCGGGCGTGGAGCTGTATCGGTTCACGGAAACAAATGATCATGGGGATGCCATGGAAATCATACAGGAGGTCAATCCAGTCTTCATTGAGGTCGCAGGCAGAATTTTGCAGCTTGCGCAGGCCAGATTTCATGAGGTTGATAAAAACATATTGCTGCCGCTGGCGGATCATATCGCTTTTTCCATTGAGCGGATGAAGGCAAATATGGATATTTCCAATCCCTTCGCCAGTGAAATCGCTCTGCTTTACCGGGAGGAATATGAGGTCGCCTTGCAGGGAAAGGCAATTATCGAGGAAATGTGCGGCTATACGATCAATGAAGGAGAAATCGGCTATATCACGCTGCACGTGCATTCCGCAAGAGGGGAAGACAAGGTTTCAGAGGCGATGCAGACAGCGGTTATCATACGCGACAGTATCGAAGAGGTGGAGCGGGACTATGGGATTTCAATCGATACCAATTCCATGTCTTATACCCGTTTGATGAATCATATGAAGTTTCTGATGCTGCGGCTGCAATCGGATGAGGAGCTGCAGATGGATGTTGGCGATTATGTATCGAAGCAGTTTCCCTATGCCTACAAAACGGCGCAGAAAATCTGTGAGGAGCTGCGCAAGGTCTATCATAAGGATATTCCGGAAACAGAAATCGGATATCTTGCCCTGCATATCGAGCGGGTTCGTACCAGTGAAATGAAAAAGCTGAAGGAACGCATTGCTGGATAG
- a CDS encoding PTS transporter subunit EIIC, translated as MKDRMLNVLQRVGRSFMLPIAILPVAGLLLGIGESLSNPNMIAAYGLQWLLGEGTFFYMIFKVMSNAGNIVFTNLPLIFAMGVALGMAKKEKEVAVLASAISFFIMHTSIATMLELTDMAASLPEGSVTSVTGITSLQMGMFGGVLVGLGTAALHNRFYKIQLPRILSFFGGTRFVPIICSIIYLLVGILMFYIWPVLQEGIYMFGDIVQRSGYYGTFLYGVIERALIPFGLHHVFYLPFWQTAVGGTMEIAGVSVQGAQNIFFAQLADPNTVRFSVEATRFMSGKFPLMMFGLPGAALAMYHCALPKKQKIAGGLLISAALTSMLTGITEPLEYTFLFAAPLLYVIHCVLAGCAFMLMHMLQVGVGLTFSGGLIDLFLFGILQGNAKTNWIMIVIVGVFYFIIYYVLFTFLIKRFDFKTPGRESESQEIKVSERLAVVEKTDEGQQTEKKDSDADALSSLICAGLGGKDNIISLDCCATRLHVAMKDPMQMDDILLQASGAAGIYKKSRGLQIIYGPRVTIIKSDLEDYLLRQAGKE; from the coding sequence ATGAAAGATCGTATGCTCAATGTTCTGCAGCGGGTGGGAAGAAGCTTTATGCTGCCGATTGCCATACTTCCGGTTGCGGGTCTGCTGCTGGGAATCGGGGAGTCACTCAGCAATCCCAATATGATCGCTGCCTATGGATTGCAATGGCTTTTGGGTGAAGGAACATTCTTCTATATGATATTCAAGGTGATGAGCAATGCCGGCAATATCGTATTTACGAATCTGCCCCTGATTTTTGCTATGGGGGTGGCACTGGGGATGGCGAAGAAGGAAAAGGAGGTCGCAGTTCTTGCATCCGCGATCAGCTTTTTCATCATGCATACCTCCATCGCTACGATGCTGGAGCTTACGGATATGGCGGCATCGCTTCCGGAAGGCTCTGTAACTTCAGTGACCGGCATCACCTCTTTACAGATGGGGATGTTTGGCGGTGTCCTTGTAGGGCTTGGTACGGCTGCACTGCACAATCGTTTTTATAAAATTCAGCTTCCGCGCATTCTGAGCTTCTTTGGAGGTACACGCTTTGTGCCCATCATCTGCTCCATCATCTATCTGCTGGTCGGCATTCTGATGTTCTATATCTGGCCGGTTTTACAGGAGGGGATTTATATGTTTGGGGATATCGTGCAACGCTCCGGGTATTACGGAACCTTTCTTTACGGGGTGATCGAGCGCGCACTGATTCCCTTCGGGCTCCATCATGTCTTTTATCTTCCGTTCTGGCAGACGGCAGTTGGCGGTACGATGGAAATTGCGGGAGTCAGTGTGCAGGGAGCACAGAATATCTTCTTTGCTCAGCTTGCGGATCCCAATACCGTACGCTTCAGCGTAGAGGCAACGCGCTTCATGTCCGGTAAATTTCCGCTGATGATGTTCGGTCTTCCCGGAGCTGCCCTTGCCATGTATCACTGTGCTTTGCCCAAAAAACAGAAAATTGCCGGAGGACTGCTGATTTCCGCTGCGCTTACGAGTATGCTGACCGGTATCACCGAGCCACTGGAATATACCTTTCTGTTTGCGGCCCCGCTGCTTTATGTCATACACTGTGTACTGGCAGGCTGTGCATTTATGCTCATGCATATGCTGCAGGTCGGTGTTGGCTTAACCTTTTCCGGAGGATTGATTGATCTGTTTTTGTTTGGCATTCTTCAGGGAAATGCAAAAACCAACTGGATTATGATCGTCATTGTCGGCGTTTTCTATTTTATCATCTACTATGTGCTGTTCACCTTTCTGATCAAAAGGTTTGATTTCAAGACACCGGGAAGAGAAAGCGAATCACAGGAAATAAAAGTCAGCGAGAGGCTTGCTGTGGTGGAGAAAACGGATGAAGGACAGCAAACAGAGAAAAAAGATAGCGATGCAGATGCCCTGTCCTCTTTGATCTGTGCAGGACTTGGAGGAAAGGACAATATCATAAGTCTGGACTGCTGTGCGACAAGACTTCATGTGGCGATGAAGGATCCAATGCAGATGGATGATATATTGCTGCAGGCAAGCGGAGCTGCCGGTATCTATAAGAAAAGTCGCGGTCTGCAGATTATCTACGGTCCCCGTGTGACGATTATAAAATCGGATTTGGAGGATTATCTGTTACGTCAGGCAGGTAAGGAATAA
- a CDS encoding DUF956 family protein: MVQSRNTTVDYTVKGISYMGLSAYGKIMVGDRAFEFYNDRNVKDYIQIPWDEVDTIVASVLFKGRKISRFAVMTKSSGTFSFSSRDNKALLRAVANYVDKERMVRSLSFLDVTKRSIRRIVHRKKEDQASC; this comes from the coding sequence ATGGTACAGTCAAGAAACACAACGGTGGATTATACAGTCAAGGGTATTTCCTATATGGGATTATCAGCGTATGGGAAGATCATGGTAGGGGATCGGGCCTTCGAGTTTTATAATGATCGCAATGTTAAGGATTATATTCAGATTCCCTGGGACGAGGTGGATACCATCGTTGCTTCTGTATTGTTCAAAGGCAGAAAGATTTCACGCTTTGCAGTCATGACAAAAAGCAGCGGTACATTCTCCTTCTCCTCCCGCGACAACAAAGCCCTGCTGCGTGCGGTCGCAAACTATGTAGACAAAGAGCGGATGGTGCGTTCCCTGAGCTTCCTTGATGTCACCAAACGAAGTATCAGACGCATCGTTCACAGAAAAAAAGAGGATCAGGCATCCTGCTGA